The sequence CTTGGCCCAGGCACGAACTCTGCTGTTTGCGTACTCGGAAAGATAAATGGCTGACATCAGACCGATGGGAACGGCAACCGTGAGAGCAATCCCCGAAATCATAAAAGTACCGGCAAGTACGGGTACGGCACCAAAACTCCCTGAACTTCCAGCCTGATCAGCACGCATGGCCATCTGCGGGCTCCACTTCATCCCAAAAAGAAAATCCGTAACCGGCACCTGCTGAAAAAATCTGATGGATTCGAAAAGCACTGAGAGTACGATGCCGAGGGTGGTGAGGATGGCAATTGTGGAACATAGGACCAGGCCCAGCTGAATGATCCGCTCCACATGGTTTCTGGCACGCATTTCAGGACGAATACGCATATAGACCAGTGAGGCGGAAAGCAGTGCCACTGAGAACATGACCACTCCGAGGGCAACCCGTCCGATACGTTCCATCCCCTGATATTGAACCGCTGCCTGCTGCAATAGCGGATCTATGTCCCTGGCAGCAACATGGCCCGCAACCAGATTACGAAGGTCATTAACCAGTAGATTCGATTGATCGGCAGACAGGTTATGCATTGAAGCAGGCAGGGTTTTCAGAGCCAGTGCAGTTAATATGGTATCCGAAAGAACCATCCAGACCCCGAATACCAGCAGGGCTGGAAGAACACACCATACTGCAGTGAGCATCCCATAATAACCGGGCCGTGAATGAAGGCTCCTCGAACCGCACAATCTGCCACCAGACAACGAAAAAGCCCGTCGCTTTCCCTGCATATAGGCAAATGAGGCTATGGCCATTAAAATGATAAGAAAGAAAGAAGATGACATTCTAATTCATCTCCCCGCGGACAATTTTCCCTTCTACGAGGTAAATAACCTCTTCTGCAATATTTTTAATCCTGTCCCCGATGCGCTCAAGGTGCCGAGCCAGCAGATAGAGATTCACCAGACATTTTGCATGACCAGGTTCTGTATTCAACTCTCTTGTCACATCACGATACGCCTGGTTCCGCAACTGGTTCACCAATTCATCTTCAACAAAGACCCTCCTGGCCAGATCTGCATTTTCGGTAACGAGAGAATCCAGCCCCAGCTTAAACATACTGAGAACCATACCGAACATTGGCTGGTAATCTATGGTAAACTCCAGACTGGAATCCTTGCTGATAGTTTGAATACGCTTGGCAATATTTACGGCGTTGTCGGCGATGCGCTCCAGTTCATTATTTATCTTAATAATAGCAATGAGGAGGCGTAGATCACTGGCCACGGGCTGGTGGAGAGCCAGAATTTTGAGACATTCCTCTTCCACCTCGATTTCCATCTCATCAATCTCCCAATCGGAACTGATGATCTCCTGAAGCAGATCCGGATCTCTGCTCTGCATGGCAAGACTGGCCTTTTGCAGACGGTCTTCAACCATTGAACCCAGTACCATGAATTTCTGTTTTACCTTGTCAATTTCCCTGTGAAACGTAAGATGATGAGCCACAATAGATTCTCCTGAAGAATTCTTAAGTAATGTTCATGCTCCTTAGACCAGATCTGTTTTAGAATCAGGTTAGAGTTTTATTCGGATTGCGTTAGGGGCCTTTTTTTTTGTTGCAGGCTCAAAATTGCCAGGTAGGATTAATTCAGTGACAGAGGAATCTCCCCAAATCCTATAAGCAGACAATCAGGAGCCGCCCATTGAGCAAAGCAAGTATCCTCGTCGTAGAAGACGATGCAGATATCCAGCAGCTTGTCAGCTATAATCTGATCAAGGCAGGTTTTAACGTAACCTGTGCCGACTCTGGTGAAGAGGCTCTACAGATCCTCGATCAGGAGCAGGTTGACCTGATACTCCTCGACCTTATGCTGCCGGGGAAAGACGGTATAGAGGTGTGCACCATAATCAGGGCCAAGACCGATTTGGTCCAACCACCCATCATTATGCTCACAGCGAAAAGCGAGGAAGATGACATTATCACGGGTCTCAGTTGCGGAGCCGACGACTATGTCACCAAACCCTTCAGTCCGCGGGTACTTATCGCCAGAGTTCAGGCACTGTTGAGAAGGAAGCAGGAAAAGACCATTCGGGAAAATCGTTCTGACAGTGAAAGCATTCATATCCATTCCATGGTTATCCACCCCGGTCGCCATGAAGTTTTGATTGATGGCCAACAGATCCATCTCACAGCCACAGAATTCACCATTCTGGAACAACTTGCCGGACGCCCCGGATGGGTCTACAGCCGTCAGCAGATCATCGATAAAATCCGTGGCTATGACTATCTTATCACCTCAAGGGCCGTTGATGTTCAGATCTTTGGTTTGCGTAAAAAACTCGGTGACATGGGAAGTTATATAGAAACCGTTCGTGGAATTGGGTACCGCTTAAAGGAATGAAAAAGTGTTTTATGGTATGAGGTCTTCAATCTGCTGTGAGACCAAGTGGCCGTTCTATCGTTAACCATTTTGCAGGTAGCTTTCTATGAAAAACAGACGATTTTTCTGGCAGATTTTCCCATCTGCCCTCTTTATTATCATCATCTCGATTGGTGCTGCCGGCTGGTATGGAACACAACTGATCCGTTCCTTTCATTACCATGAAATGGAGGAAGATATTGGAGATCGTGCCTTACTGCTGCGCCCCCATATCATACAGTTACTGGACTCCAACGATGACCAGCTTCAGGAATTCTGCCGCCAGACAGGGCGGGCTGCCACCACCAGGATTACGGTTATTGCAGGTAACGGGACGGTACTCGCCGATTCCAATGAAGATCCATCTCAGATGGATAACCATAAAAACAGACCTGAGATCCAGACCGCAATCACAGGAAAGATGGATGCATCCCTGAGATTCAGTAAGACACTGAGTCAGAATATGCTTTATGTGGCTATTCCTCTGAACGACGACAACCCGCAGGATGGAGTACTCCGTCTTTCAGTATCAGCTGCAGCACTCGACGCTGTTATCGCCTCTCTCCATAAACAAATACTCTACGGTATCTTTTTTATAGCTCTTGTCGCCGCAGGACTTTCCTATTACCTGGCGCGTCGCATCAGCAGCCCCCTTGAAGAAATGCGCCGGGGGGCTGAACGACTGGCAGGAGGAGACACAGATCGTCCCATTATTATTAACGACAACAGTATTCCGAGAGAAATGACAGAACTCTCACATTCTCTCAACAATATGGCCGAACAGCTCAATGGTCGGATCAAAATAATCAGCCAGCAACGAAATGAACTCGAAGCGGTTTTCAGCAGTATGACAGACGGTGTTCTCGCCATTGGCAACGACCATAGCATCATCCACATTAACCGCGCCGCCGCCAGACTCTTTCACATAAACCACAGGACCGTACAGGGCCTTGTAGTTGAGGGGATTATCCGCAATCGGCTACTGCAGAAGTTTCTGGCCGATTCCCTGCAGAGCGATGTCACCATAACAAAAGATCTGAGCCTGATGGAAAACGGACAGGAAATGACCCTACGTGTCCATGCGCATCCACTGAACGATGGGGAAGAGAGGAGAATGGGAAGTCTGATTGTTCTCCACAATCTGACCCGTATCAATCAACTGGAGAGCATCAGGCAGGATTTTGTGGCTAATGTCTCCCATGAACTCAAGACTCCGATAACTGCAATTCGAGGATACGTGGAAACTTTACTTGATGGGGCCATTGATAACCGCGAAGATGCAGAAAAATTTTTGAACATTATTCACAGACAGGGGAGCAGGCTTGATGCCATTGTGGATGATCTGTTAACCCTGGCCCGAATCGAAGACACGGCAGAAAAAAATGAAATGGAAATGCAGGAGGAGACCATCAGCCCTATTCTTGAAGCAGTGATCCAGACCTGTCGCGTTGCCGCAGAACAAAAAAACATCACCATCACCATGCAATGCCTCCCCGAGCAACTGACGGCAACCATCAACCGATCCATGCTTGAACAGGCAATAATAAATCTGCTGACAAATGCTGTTACTTATAGCCCCGAAGGCTCAACAATTCACCTCAGAGCAGAACAGCAGAACAAAGCCACCACCAATCAAAGTATCCGCATCGATGTTCAGGATCAAGGTCCTGGCATCAGCCATGAGCACCAAAAACGTATTTTTGAGCGCTTCTATCGCTGCGACAAAGCAAGAAGCAGAGAACATGGAGGAACAGGATTAGGGCTTGCCATTGTAAAACATATTGCCGCCTGCCATAATGGCGAGGTGGAACTCCAAAGCAGGATGGGCAGTGGGTCTACATTCTCTCTCATTCTTCCAAAACAGAACTAATCACAAAAGTTCCTCCAAATCGGGAACATAACACCGATAAAAGAACGTAACGGGATCGCCATCAGGGCAGTGGTGGAGGCTGAACTGCTGACGCCCCCTGAATGGGTTTTCCTTTTTTCAACTTCTTCACGACTAAGAAGATAAGGCCGCCGGCCAGGGAAAGGGCCAGGATAGCGATCAGGGGTCGGAAGACAAACCAGGCGACAGCTATAATCAGTGAAGAGAGGATTCCAGCAAGAAGAAAGGCAATTAAGCCAGTCCCGGTCTCAATTAGTGAACCCACGGCAGGAATCACGTCCGCCAATACTGACAATGGTTTCAGTATCATGCTGATCCCGATAAACATCAGAAAGAAACCGCCGGCCCGCAGCATCCAGGTGAGAATGGTGTTACTTTGCTGTTCCTGCTCAAACATGGCCTGGGCGTCATGTACCCCCAGCTCTAACAACTCAATAGCATCTCCGGCCTGGGCCTGGTAAGGCTGAAGATGGTCACCAGCCTGTTTGGCAATGACACTTACCTCCAGCGGTTTGACCACCTGATAACTGATACGGACATCACCAACCTGCGGGTTGGCAGGATCCGTCCCAAGATAAAAGCCATCATTCATAACCTGGCCTCTGCCACTCCACCCTGAAGGAAGAGCCAGATTACCATCGACGGTCAGGGGTTCATAGTTTGTGATGTTGGAGATGAGGGATGGGGAAAGAAAAAAACTGCCTACTGAAACCTGCCGGCTCGTCAATTGGCGGCTCTTGAAAGGCATGTTTGCAGGATTTTGATGTCCTTCAGTTTTTTTGAATGATGAGGAATCGATAAGTTGTTCAGTCCATACCTTTGAATAGGTGTAAGTGGTGGTCTGTTGTTCGCTACCGCCTAACTTCTTCTCGGTCTTGGTGCTCGACTTTTCTTGCCATTGAAACATAGTGCTCGTACGTCTGAGCATGATCACAGATGCCGCCGAAACCCCTAGCTCCTGATCAGTGAGAGTCTCGTCACTGGTGGCCATGCCTGTAAGATGAACCAGTTGTTGTTCATGACTAGCATCCACACTATCTGCGGCGACACTGATCACAGTTTTACTCCCTTCCACCAAGGTCTTGTATCGCTTGACCGCCCGCCCCTCGTTCCAGAAAAGGAGAACGCAGCTGACCAGAATAAGGATGATTCCGATAACGATTCCCTTGAACGCTCCGCCAATCCGCTGAAAATAGGATTGACTGGTGACCTCCGTAAAACTGTCATTACTCATGATTGAACCTCCATTGTTTCAATTTCGTCGGGAGGTGATTACGTTTTTACATTCATAATCTTGAGGCCTCCAGCGTTTTTCGGAAAACAAGCCTACACAGCACAAATCGAAGGACATAATACCAATAAAAGGGCACTCTTTTTCTATAGACTTAACTTGTCAGGTGTGGACATTCTGACACCACTATTCGTTTCATCCTAGCCATATCTTACTATAATGGTAAATAAACTTAATTTACAACTTCAAATGGTACTATGTCCCGGATTACACGGATTGTTCCGCTGGCATAAAATTTGCTTCATTTTTGACCAAGAGCATATTGCGGACAAAATTGATTTAATGATTAACGTTTTTCGTAGTGCTCTTCCTCTTAGGTAAGTCAGTTTCAATTGTGTAGTTGGTGAAAAAGTCAAACATGTATCAAGGGGGACTCTCCATGGTCAATTCCATTAGCAATAATTTCAGTGCTTCTCATCAAATTTCTAATGCCCAAAACAGAGCAGATAATTCAGCGTCTCGATTAAGTAGTGGCCGAAGAATAAATAGCGCCAAAGATGATGCTGCTGGATTGGCAATTTCTGATGGGATGAATTCCCAGGTGAGAGGATTAAACCAGGCG comes from Desulfocapsa sulfexigens DSM 10523 and encodes:
- a CDS encoding response regulator transcription factor; amino-acid sequence: MSKASILVVEDDADIQQLVSYNLIKAGFNVTCADSGEEALQILDQEQVDLILLDLMLPGKDGIEVCTIIRAKTDLVQPPIIMLTAKSEEDDIITGLSCGADDYVTKPFSPRVLIARVQALLRRKQEKTIRENRSDSESIHIHSMVIHPGRHEVLIDGQQIHLTATEFTILEQLAGRPGWVYSRQQIIDKIRGYDYLITSRAVDVQIFGLRKKLGDMGSYIETVRGIGYRLKE
- the phoU gene encoding phosphate signaling complex protein PhoU, which codes for MAHHLTFHREIDKVKQKFMVLGSMVEDRLQKASLAMQSRDPDLLQEIISSDWEIDEMEIEVEEECLKILALHQPVASDLRLLIAIIKINNELERIADNAVNIAKRIQTISKDSSLEFTIDYQPMFGMVLSMFKLGLDSLVTENADLARRVFVEDELVNQLRNQAYRDVTRELNTEPGHAKCLVNLYLLARHLERIGDRIKNIAEEVIYLVEGKIVRGEMN
- a CDS encoding ATP-binding protein → MKNRRFFWQIFPSALFIIIISIGAAGWYGTQLIRSFHYHEMEEDIGDRALLLRPHIIQLLDSNDDQLQEFCRQTGRAATTRITVIAGNGTVLADSNEDPSQMDNHKNRPEIQTAITGKMDASLRFSKTLSQNMLYVAIPLNDDNPQDGVLRLSVSAAALDAVIASLHKQILYGIFFIALVAAGLSYYLARRISSPLEEMRRGAERLAGGDTDRPIIINDNSIPREMTELSHSLNNMAEQLNGRIKIISQQRNELEAVFSSMTDGVLAIGNDHSIIHINRAAARLFHINHRTVQGLVVEGIIRNRLLQKFLADSLQSDVTITKDLSLMENGQEMTLRVHAHPLNDGEERRMGSLIVLHNLTRINQLESIRQDFVANVSHELKTPITAIRGYVETLLDGAIDNREDAEKFLNIIHRQGSRLDAIVDDLLTLARIEDTAEKNEMEMQEETISPILEAVIQTCRVAAEQKNITITMQCLPEQLTATINRSMLEQAIINLLTNAVTYSPEGSTIHLRAEQQNKATTNQSIRIDVQDQGPGISHEHQKRIFERFYRCDKARSREHGGTGLGLAIVKHIAACHNGEVELQSRMGSGSTFSLILPKQN
- a CDS encoding TMEM43 family protein, coding for MSNDSFTEVTSQSYFQRIGGAFKGIVIGIILILVSCVLLFWNEGRAVKRYKTLVEGSKTVISVAADSVDASHEQQLVHLTGMATSDETLTDQELGVSAASVIMLRRTSTMFQWQEKSSTKTEKKLGGSEQQTTTYTYSKVWTEQLIDSSSFKKTEGHQNPANMPFKSRQLTSRQVSVGSFFLSPSLISNITNYEPLTVDGNLALPSGWSGRGQVMNDGFYLGTDPANPQVGDVRISYQVVKPLEVSVIAKQAGDHLQPYQAQAGDAIELLELGVHDAQAMFEQEQQSNTILTWMLRAGGFFLMFIGISMILKPLSVLADVIPAVGSLIETGTGLIAFLLAGILSSLIIAVAWFVFRPLIAILALSLAGGLIFLVVKKLKKGKPIQGASAVQPPPLP
- the pstC gene encoding phosphate ABC transporter permease subunit PstC; translation: MSSSFFLIILMAIASFAYMQGKRRAFSLSGGRLCGSRSLHSRPGYYGMLTAVWCVLPALLVFGVWMVLSDTILTALALKTLPASMHNLSADQSNLLVNDLRNLVAGHVAARDIDPLLQQAAVQYQGMERIGRVALGVVMFSVALLSASLVYMRIRPEMRARNHVERIIQLGLVLCSTIAILTTLGIVLSVLFESIRFFQQVPVTDFLFGMKWSPQMAMRADQAGSSGSFGAVPVLAGTFMISGIALTVAVPIGLMSAIYLSEYANSRVRAWAKPIMEILAGVPTVVYGFFAALVVAPFVRNSGEMLGLNVSSESALAAGLVMGIMIIPFVSSLSDDVINAVPQAMRDGSYGLGATKSETIMNVIIPAALPGIVGGVLLAASRAIGETMIVVMAAGLSANLTANPLQAVTTVTVQIVTLLVGDQEFDSPKTLVAFALGLLLFIVTLILNVIALYVVRKYREEYE